The segment ATCAAACAGTCCTCATACATTGATTATCAAGTGCGTTGAGTGTCCGATGACAATAGGCTATTCATACAATACTAGACACCTGTTAGCAAAGGCTCAAGCGCGCCCGCTTCAAATGTGGTataagaactgagaaattactacaatgacagaaaaaaagttcatacacacattcatcatatttttataaaaaaacacccatttattagattcaaatagttGAATTGTTACTTGTACCTAAAAAAAGAGACCTGTGATAGGGTTGATATTGGAATTGAATTGGCTATCTGGCACTTAACTTAATAATCTTCTTTTCTTCAGATTTTCAATGCAGGGATGCAAAAATTATGACCGATCAGGggagtccgcaggattataaatacatatatatgttttttttaaatgaataactttttctgttttcaatttcaaaaattaaaatttttcctcCGTCCCAGGATTTGTTGAAAtgacagaaaaatttaaaattttctctaaataatttttgctttgtcccgggattgaaaaaaatcaaatgacatagttttagaaaaataaatcttccttttctcaacttcaaaaaaaaaaaaaaaaaaattttgatttacaaaatcCTACCcgttttcaatttcaaattttttaatttttgtttctgtattaaaacaaaaattttcttctaaatgcattattttttttttatctagttCAAAAGCTtattcacatattattttttttggagggggcaGCTTCAGCCCCTCCTGTGGACGCTCCTGCTGATATAATTTGTTGTCTCAAAGTATCTTGATTGTACCAATCTTCACAATATTTAAAACACACATCAAGTTATTAATAATTCGTTTAAAGAATCGGCCTAGATCGATCTTTTTCGTAAGACCAATCCagactgaatttttctttaagatcAATAATAACCAAACTTCTTCAAAGGACTAAATTAGTCTCAGATCGGTCCAGGATTTTCACACCCAACACTACGACGAATCTACAGAACTACtctataaaattgataaatgtaaaatatacattgataatatttacataattgaaATTGCCTCGACATACTTTAATTCATGTCACAGTTGTAtccttaatttgattttcatttgcTTGAATTATTGTAATATGTATTAGTCTTTTTAGAATCAATGCCATGAAAGAAGACGAAGGAGGCCTTTATCCCGTAACAAGGATTTCCTTGTACAAGCTCCATCTACCTAGGGATGAAGAAACTGTTATTGCTCTCAAGATATGGTATCCTTCTACTCCTGAGGACGACTCCTTTTTCCCTGGATCTGATGGTGAAAGGGAGTCTTTAAAAGATATAAGCCAATCCAAATATCCCGGTGATTCTCTTTCATCTTTTCCCGCCATTTTGGAGTATATCCCTTATCGACATTCAGACTTTACTGTGCAAAGAGATGAGTCTCGACATCCATGGATGGCGTCGCATGGTTACGTTGTTGTGAGAGCGGATCTTAGAGGATCTGGGGATTCGAATGGTCTCTATTTCGATGAGTATACAGAGATTGAGCAAGAGGATGGGGTTGATATCATTGGTAATTGAGATCATACCAACAgtggaagaaataaataatgaatcccttgccgattttgtaagtttgcctaCTGATAAAGATTATCTATGGGAGTGAGGTCTAGAGACTGGATAGCCCACTCCATGACCTTCATGCACTTCTTCTTGAGCACCTCCTTTGTTGCCATGTTGCGAATGTTTTGGCGTGCTGGAATACCCATTACACTACCCATTTTCAGTGCCTTTTGGTTCTtcatacgaggtgtgttcaaacaGTAAGgggacttttcaaatttcgcgaGCAACGTAAGTTTGATAtacgagattttttttttcctttgtttgtacattcgaaaaaaattcaacttatatatattgtttaaaggTATATGATATGTTTAGTTTGCTTATGAGAGGGTTAGAACCATTTTGTGTGTcggcgattttttgctattgaaaaacatggatcaaatattgagtaaaaaattaaattaggtgCTTCCAAACACTTGAAATATTGACTTGGTctacggtgaaactgttctgaggaaaaaaaaatgtcctacAAACTCTTATAAGATGCCCAAGAAGATGCCAATGCCAAACCTCATTATAGACGCCCAAGCACCTTGAAGCAgtgaatatattgattttagacAGTCGAATGGCTTTCaaagaagttgctgaggatattaaCATATCGGTTAGCTCGTgccatgattttttaaaaatgttttggacaGAGAAGTTTGCTACAAgactgcttaattttgacaaaaagaatcATCGCTAATGAACTGTTTACAGACGTAAATGATAATCCTGATTTGCTCAAAAGGGTCATAACTGGTGATGAATCATGGGTatatggttatttaaaaaaaacaaaaaaaactgaagTGACCTATGAAAGGAAggatagtaaaaaaattctaaccaTTATGCctttcacaaacaaactaaacatattatatagctttaaacaataaagatatgctgttgtttttttcgaatgtattaacataaaaaaatatagcataataaatatatgtgcatTGCTCGCGAAATGTGCACAGTAGCTTTACTTTTCACATACACTCACTGTTAAATAAGCCtagcataaaaaaaatagacggTTATTCTTTGTGTCAGAACGAGATTCTTGCAAAATCGGCGAGGGatcaattacttattttctCTACTAGatgtatattatgataattactATCTTGATTGTGAATTTCATAGAATGGTTAAAGAAGCAGTCTTGGTGTAATGGACGGATAGGAATGTATGGAAAATCATGGGGTGGATTCAATGGTCTTCAGATTGCTTTTCGGGAGCCCAGTGGACTGGCCTCTGTCATATCCATTTACTCTACaggtttcaatatattttttatattttatatacatgttGTGTACAActatgtacaaattgtaacttgtacaagttacaatttgttggttttattacacattttttaattacaacatcgGTCATTGTAATTAACAACTTTACATGAATGTTCTCATTTTATTTGtatcatggaattctagacacatggctttttttttatttccccttTTGAAGGAATGGAGCAATgtttactctttttttgaccaatCACTCTTTTCCTATTTCCCTCCTATGGGAATAAAAATTCTGTGTGACTACTCCAGGTTACTAGAATTCCATGATTTGAATCTATAAACATTACACAACTATTAAGTATCTATGAATGATAGAACCATGggtattttaattatagaatgTCCCACagaatttcattaataatttttatatttaaaatgttggaATTCCAAGCCAAATCAATAACTCAAAAACCGCatcatctttgatttttttcaaatttatcacatattttaatattagttcaAAACCaataaatccaatattttagCCTTTTTTGTACTCCAGTTCAGGATTTAGAGGCTTCTAAAGTTTCGGCCTCAACGCCGCCTGCCCTATTTTTAAGGCGCtatgttttaaatgtttttagagATGACGATCTACTTTTAACACCATTTAATAgagaattattttaatgtataagccaatgttaataaaaatataaggttataACATTCCCCATATACGCCTGATGTTTAACTTCcgccacgctttttaatattgacgtcatagtgtatgagtggttacGTGTTTGGTCAAAATTTGTCTATCTTGCCTAAAAGGCGATAcaatctttcaaatttaaaattctagtaatagtgacgtcatagactatgattggtgggtgttttgtcaaaaatcttACTGTTTTGCCCAAGTGTTTTAGCTGTAgattaaaacctttatttgacttAAGATACTTAATTTACCCTCGATATCGCCTCTTTACTACAAGTGCATATTAAtagttcaaattataaaagtttgatggaaaaaatataaaaaactaaaatttaatatactgattctgtataaaataagcgtagaaataataattgttcaatACAATGTCTGAAACAACAATTAGGACATaccaaggctaatagaaatTCAATGTTATGCCATCATGTGATCATGCTTTCTTGTTGACATCATAGAGTAAATTAGCAGTACTTaaacagtaacagtcaaggaagcCGATATTCTGttactcttggtaacagttatactctttgacgtcactattaaaaagcttagtggaagtcaaatatttgCAGCAAAAGGGTTATGGTAAAACCGTGGGGCGTACTATCTTTTTTCCCTTTTGGTTGGATAGAGTTGCATCCATTAGATATCACTACATATTTTCGTTCTACAACTAATTCATCTGACCTAAGAAATTgaagttaacatattttttataagtttacgTGGCGtggcaatataaaaaaaatattgaacaaaattcaaagaaaagggaaaatctcaaaaaaaagaattgacttCATGtacttatatgtacatactgcCCAATTTCTCATAGACATATATGATTCAATCATAAGCTTTGATTTCAAACTATTGGGAGAAGTTGAAGtacccaataattttagttataagagttatgaacctttatttgatttaaaatacttgatTTGACCCCAATATGgctattttcaaacaaaagcCAACAGTTTATCATTCTCTAATTATGGCAATCCTTTTTTGGGGAACTTCGAGTATAATTTTTGGGGCCTTCAAATGGTTAGTTTTTGATAGAATTTGACAGTACTTcttcgaaaaatataaatgtataggCTTTTACTTCAAATTACTGGGAAGAGTTAAGATACCCGCTAATTTTAGCTATCGTTAAGAACCTTtatatgatttaagatacttaatttGGCCCTGATGTGATCCTTACAAATACAAGGATCTTtccactcattttttaaaaatgtctctGGACAGTCAGGTGTGAAACCTCgggatctcttgcatgggtcctcatgggcttgaggggattggtctgggctgttttctttaactcctctgagTCCAGTGTGGCTTTTTAGACAGGgactttcttcctctccaacgtttcggacatgctgacggtgtagacaaTGGTCATGGAGACACTCAACTGCTCAGAGTGggcaaattgaaatttgtccaTTACGTTCATGTGTCATTTCCTCGACTTGTATttaagttagagagctcaggatggttttgttttgtaactaattgtgtatgcttgaatatatcgaaatatgaattaatttcaaatactcaaccttcattatttattgaattagtaaattttcagattttaatggagcacCCCGTATATATaacatcctttttttccttataaatgaatatatatatttttttttttcgtttttcttcatatttttgtttttcattctcCTCAAGAACAAATGGGTCTGATCATGAAGTAGTAATGAGGTAAGAGGTAATAGATAGCTgagggaaaaaagaaataatacgCGTGTCGTCTTGGTAATGAATGGTAACTAATATGTATGGTTTGATTGGAGGTGGGTGGGCAATCAATTcgaattttaaaaagtgaatgTATATATGATCAAACTAATTATATGGTTACTCTGATGGGGCAAAATTTGAGGGAAGTTAATCCTGGGATTGATGTATTTGTTTGTTTCCTGAAGGAAACTTGAAGCGACTCATCACCAATCCTCCTCTACTACAAcctattttcttttcattcacTAACAATTTATCATAttcgtatatatttttccaatttttttagttctttgttttttcatctcttcttttctttttttgttttacatagaCAATCGATATACTGATGACATCCATTATAAGGGTGGATGCGTTATTGGTTCAGGGATGCTTAGTTGGGCGTCTTGGATGTTTGCAGATCAAGCCAAgtatgaatcattttttaatatactcatTCAGTAAATACTTTATGCATGGAAAgagctctcttttttttcttgaccaaCTAATGGACAACTAATTTCTCTATATCAATCATAATAATCTAATTATATCTAccagttaaataattataattagctagagttgtgtaaaatatgaccAGCTTGtatctgaaaattaaaaaatccaaaatttcatggATAACTATGTccttttgatgaatattttgatgGAGAGCAGCGTAGCTGTCTTGAAGTTGGACTTATATAAcctgcaagcagctgtgagaggaagggaagttaacaaaaatcccactccgtatatagcgaGGACATATAGACTGGAAATACACCGATATCTATCctgaattctactctgagtccaacaacgaCTTACTCCCACCCTACTTAAAATTGATACGTATTTTGAAGTTCATCTGTCATGGATTATGCTAGCTCTAATGGATTGGATTCAGAATAACACAAGCCTCACTGATGGAGGTGTTTGAAGAATCAGGAATTTCGTTTAAGGATGAATCGGGAATTTCGTTTAATGATGAATTGTTACGAgtgatgcaaaaaatatttccttccgGTTTGTCAAAATAAGATAAACTTAAAAGGCTCGTGAtgatcctaacaatttgaagaatatttgggaggagagcagatCAGCTGTCCTGACGTTTTATTACATCAGATGTAAACAGTCgcgagaggaaggaaataagcaaTAATCCCATTGCCAGACACGTAGGGTTTCTTGTCTGCTCCTGGAGAGTGTATGAGGTCCTCTCGGACCTTCAACCGCATAGaaacattgtaaattgtcttcattGAGTCACCAGTCTGCTCCCTGATAGCCTTTTTGGACAATCCAGTGGATAGGAGCTCTgggatctcaatcctcttctcgtactcTGCAATCTATAGCTTATTATGTGTTTTACAACATTGCTAAtcggattattaaaaaaaaagactcttaacctctcaaaaagTTTAACGGTAGGCCATGTACAGGCTGGAATAAGATCGatttcgatcttcaattctactcctattccaacaaagacttacacttataaatcccGTGAAACCCCTTCTAGTTACTCTTTCTCTTTCATGACCACAAGCACTAGTGTTTACTTCATAATTAGATGTTAtctctttaagaattaaatgataatgataacagatttggaaaaataattaatatagtgtagttcatattttatacaactccaaTCATACCCTAGAAAATATcccttagttggtcaaaaaagaaaaaagaagtgcCCATTCAatgtatagagtattccttgacctatgtactattaatatatatttttgtataaccAATGCATAGACCTCCACATCCCAAGCACTCAAAAGATTGGAAATTAGAATGGAAACGTCGTCTTGAAAATGCGTGTCATTCCTGGGTGGATATTTGGCTCTCGAAGCAAAAATTTCATGAATATTGGGAAAATGGATCTATTTGTATGAATTacgaaaagataaaaatacctGTTTTTGTCATAGGTGGATGGGTAGACTCATACAAAAATGCTGCCTTTCGTATGAGTAGTAAATTACCACTTTCTCAGTGTTTAATCGGCCCCTGGAGCCATGATTGGCCTGACACTGCCTTGCCCAAACCTAATGTAAGAGCCTTCCtcaaattttccttaaaaatatatgtctatattttaaaactatacagATTGGATTTCTACaaaaatgtttggaattttGGGAACGTACTCTCAAGAACTCTTCATGTGATGTTGAGAAGGATTTTGTTTGGTATCAGTGCAAGGGAGTGTTGCCTCCGTCTGAATTGGTTAATGAATGGCCTGGAGAATGGTTACGGATGAAAAAAGGAATTACTCTGGAAGATTCTGTGGACTATTTACACTTTGAGATATCTTCAGAACAACCAAGAATATCTCAGAGTAGAGGGACACCCCGGATTTTGTCTCTTGATGAGGTAATATATCGTGAATATGTTaagaaaaatgccaaaataaGGTAAGAAAAGTGGCAATATGTTATATACCAATTGTTTGACACCTCGGATAGAACAATTGCTTGAGAAACAAATGAGACTTCACGAGGATTCATTTGATGATATAATCCTCTTACTGCAATAGATGTTCaacatgaaataaaatagtttacaaTCATGTTCCCCATCGTACAATGACTGGCTGAGGTGGAAGTGGAAGTTAGGGAATGGACGAGTTGCCAAATCCCCAACCTTGCAAGcgtcttttaaaatatttttaaatgctgaTATGAATCATTCATTGAAAGCTAATTTGACCTACCCAGAAAATATATGGTGCCCATGAGCATCACAACTAGTGTGTTTCAAGTTaggataaaatacttttaaactaaCTCTATAATTGATAACATAAGTAGGATGCCTCTTCTGTGAAGTATACTTcacataccgagtggtccattaaaatttgaacactttgaaatttaaacttcaaccaagatataatttattagttaactatagaatttcaacaaaattaatactataaatatttatgtgtgtctcagctctctgaatcattaatgtagccgcctttaTCTGCGGATATAGTActctgtcatgacgtcccagtgATGGCTCCCAGTGTTTTTATGGGCTTTGTATTTGGATAATGGATACTGCAGTCCTTCCTCTTGACATGAACCCAAAAGGTTTAGTCGAGAGGgatggcatcagggctgtagagtGGCCAAAAGTGCCattaaagagttcaaaagaactcattcgaaagagtcttgcaatgaaGGACACgtgtttcttttattgctggtgtcataagtggcctctccatcctcacaaagctctttccacccactttttgttATGTCCAGGATAGTCTGATATGAAacctcgagatctcttgcaCGGGCCCGCATGGACTTGAGAGAATCGGCCGGGCAGTTTTATTTAACTCCGagtccaatttggcctttttgatagcgCACATCTTCTTCTGCAACGTTTCGGACTCGCtaacggtggtcctggagacacccaactgcttggagtgcgtgaaCAGAAATTCGTATGcaacgttcaagtgtcattttcttgacttgaacttaagctaaagagctcaagtttaatatatcgaaataggaattaatttcaatcattcaaccttgattaattattgaattagtaagtgctcagatttcaatggattaTCTGGTAACTCTGCAATAGATCCTCATTCATGTGCAAACACACTCCTGGCTACACATATCAATTATCTCCTCTATAATTATAAGAGCTcgagaaaactttaaaaaaccaCAACATTGCTTATGCTacacaacaaaaacaaaattttggacgcataaataaatcacaaggtcaaatatttagtgttcaaatttcaatggatcacccggtAATGTGCTTCAAATCAGGATAAAGCACTTTTACACTAACTCTTGATTTGATGACATATGGTGCCTCTTCTGTTCAGTATACAtagaaattatgatttttgaaacttcACAGATCTACAATAAGTTTGGTCTAACGTTTAAGCTAGATGTGTGAAAGGACTGCACATTGTACAGGTTAGGTAAAATGATCAGACCAAACAGGTCTAGTACAGCCAGCATATTTGCTACTCATATTCAAAACATTCCTATAAATGATGCATTTAAATATACGTAAAAGAGAAAAATCTAACATTTGTTCCCCAAAGTTGGAAAATTCTGCTTCTGaccaaattccaaaaaaatgacatatgtattgtaaaatatggattaaatatttttccccacCCTACtcatgacattaaaaaaaatcgaatctCTAAAAACAAAGTCCTTACACACACattattggtttaaaaaattaaatatttatagtaacaATGTACTTAAAACAGATTTATAGATAAGGAGTGGTTATTTTAAcgacatttttaattatttctatgaattttaATGTCTTCTAAAAGtacttaataattcaaattaattactcctttttaaaaaaatagctgacGGAATCTGTAACTTTAAAAGTAGACCCACTCTCTGCCCAAGAATATAGTGAATTTCTATCTTTTGGAGACCCAGATCAAGCTGGAGATATGGGGCTTGTCAATTCAAATCATTCAGACACATGGATACTGGAACCCATCTTCGGAGAAGAATCTCTCTCCATTTTTGGACAACCCATTTTTGAAGCAATTGTGAGTGGTCCACAAATTATTGTACGTCTCTGTGATGTATTCCCGGATGGGCAAACTCGTCTTTTGAGCATTGGAGTGTTGAATTTGGAGGATGATCTTGATAAAAGGTATTGAGAAATATTGTGTAGGAGATCCTGAGTCACTAACATATGAGGCTTTAATTTGTAAGACGTATAAAGATCACACTGGATGTTCTTGGATATGATCTTCAACCTGGACATCAATTGTCTCTATCTCTTTCGCCAATGTATTTCCCTTTGATATGGCCTCCAAAAAGGGAACCTCATCTCCAGTTTTAAGGTGGAATCTTTAGTATTCCAAAGTTACTGCGAGGCACAATCGAATCGAATTATGAAGCAGGAGAGCCAATTTGCTTCAAAAGGGGaccaataattgaaaaaaatcaaggatgGATTATTTAAAAGGTCATTTGATACACTTTTTAATGAGGATAAAAGCGAAACATACGAATGGAGAACTCTGTCGGACTCTGGTACGGAGAAGCtgattgaacaaaaaatcacATCTTCCGAAAAGCGGGAAGAGATTTATAggtacaaattatttaaacatattaatatggACTTACGCTCATGATATACTAAAAGGCTGCTGTCAAATTTGTggaaaggaattattttttttcctaattatttatttgtggttgtttcaatttaaaatcattaatttcTGTACTCAAATTGTGtcatctttaaaaacaaaaaaaaacttatcttgTTGAAATGaccaaataatgttatttataaacatgttttgtcttccgaaaaaaaaaaattaattattatttttcaaaaaagttttattcttttcttaaaaaaaccttttttcataatttttttactcaattttctaaaattttatttgtcaaatttggcaattataaaaaaatcattatttagaGCCTAGTTAACAGTCcatatatactatgtatttCTTGTTGTAGGATTTCAAACCAATTCCCCTTCAATCCTCAAGCAATTATCACGTGGGATGTGAATATGGAGTTCCCTTCTTCCGAGACGGATGAGTTTGAAAGAATctcaataaaaatcatttcaaaaatgagttcttCAGAGGAAAACTTCCTTCTTGATCATCATATAAATGTATCTCATGGTGAAACAGAGATATATCAAAATGGATATGAGAAAGTCATTCCTCGAGAGCTTTAGATAATAGGGGTAAACTTCCTTACACCATCAAATAAAGAGGGAAAGGTAGGCTCATAAAAGGGcgcttattataaatattgtaatttgaaaatatacatttatattagaaCTCTTAAATCGTCAAACCTAAACGagtatttgcatttatttaaattgtttggcTTCACTCCAACAAATTGGCCGTAAACGTATACATTAGACACATATTAAATGTAACTTACTATTCATCTCCCTAATATGACACAAATGGTGATAACCCGGGCTGTGTCGGTCCCAATTTATTCGAGTTAGTCCAGTCTTCGAAACTGTATCATCGATCCTTAGAACTGTCGGTCCTTGGGTCAGGTCCTTAGAACTGTCGGCCGTTAGGTCCGGTCCTTAACTGTCAGTTCCAATTTTTCAtgtctagtccagtcttaggatcgaTTTTATTGGTCCTTAGAACGGTTTGTCCTTCGGTCCAGTCCTTAGAACTATCGGTCGTTGGGCCCAGTCCTCAACTGTCAGTTCCAATTTTTTcagtctagtccagtcttaggattgGTTTTATCGGTCCTTACAACTATCGATCCTTGGGTCCAGTCCTTAACTGTCAGTTCTTGAATTTTTCCAACATATGTTATGATGATGGTGTTTCAAGCCTATTAAGAGATATTTTAccggaacgacgtagctcaattgACAAACGCActtaggaaaaattattctctagaAGTCAATGTACGTAGGTTCGAGTCTCTGATCGTTCCTAGATAAGGAAGTATAATACTTAATGTACTACAATGACTTCAAAGacgattcctaggttagatcgagtaaatgtaatactataatgttaacttatactTGATCAGTTCAACCCCATCTGACAAatttaaggaacattaaaaaaatccaatatgtAGGATGGGATTTTTAACGAGTGTGAGGAAAAAGGCAAACTTATGATATTACTGAATGAAGACCCTCGTGTACAGaggtttaaataatatgaaatttgaagattgtgttctttttgttattatatttttttttttaccaaaagctGTCAACATGATACGGTTTGATGATTTTGGAGACACTCTTGCCGAGGTGGATCAAAGTAAGAATCAATCcatgtatgaaaataatattatattgggAGAAGCTTTTTGTATGTAGTTgccaagaaaatatatatttttactttcaaaagaTGTTTTCACTATTCTtatattcttaaagagagaaaatatatcttataagtataaattaatcactaCTGCGTGAAATAAGAACAGCAGTATCACTGAGATTTGTTACAGAAATATAtgtgcaagtccttgttggactcagaatggaattgaggatcggcatggTTGTCATTCCAGCTTATATCATTGTTAGATATAGAGtggattttgtgtttatttccttcatctaatagctcctcacagctaatttaatgaaacgttagGACGGccaagctgttctcctccaaaacattattcaaattgtgagggtaaCCAATTGAACTTTCGGTTTCTATTCTTAACAGACTggcgtttcatattatttgagaGTCTCTgcttatatatatctattgcctgttatataattttatgaattacttctataaagagTAAAACCTTTTACATGCTGCACCTTGATCCTTCCTAACTCTTAAAAACGTGTCCGAATTGAGCGCAAAAGCTGCCCTGTAGAAATGGACTTTGATGAATGAATTGATGATAGATATCAGATAGTGAcgttattattaagtaatattgaCAACAAATTACCAGACTTTAGTGAAAATGAGGCCATGTAGAGGTCCCTTGAAAGTGAGACTTTGACCAAAAAAAGGACCAATAATATGGACGGAACTGGACCAAAGCAGGACTGATattaagtcccatattaaggaaAGATACAATCctatagataatatattgagTTAGCTCTTCTAAAACTGATAATTACTTCATAACAGGAGTTCAGATAGGACTTTTAAAGAGGAGGGgggcatttttatttttgaaaaaaaaaatagtttaacttaatttgttttactttttaaataaaaaattgtatgatgACCTTTCTTTTAGaataacaaaaactttaaaatggagcgttatagattatatataattaaatccttACATATTCTCTGCTTGGATATGGGCTGTCCATCCTCTCTTTTCCATGTAATCGTAGGCATTGGATGTCCTGATGCGTAACATGTGAGCCTTGCAGGATATCCTTCATTAATCGTTAGGTCCGAACTTGTTCCAGTAACGAGGATCCGTGGAGGCTCTacaggaaaaaaataacaaacattatTATAGTTAGGACCTAAAGCTTTCAAACAAAATGACGAAACGAAGTCCacgtaattaatatttgtacaaggtagtgacactttttttgtccgctaggattgttgaatattactccataatCCACTATACAGCCTTCATGAATTTGcaattttaactgaattaacgcATCATAAAag is part of the Lepeophtheirus salmonis chromosome 7, UVic_Lsal_1.4, whole genome shotgun sequence genome and harbors:
- the LOC121122173 gene encoding uncharacterized protein, encoding MKEDEGGLYPVTRISLYKLHLPRDEETVIALKIWYPSTPEDDSFFPGSDGERESLKDISQSKYPGDSLSSFPAILEYIPYRHSDFTVQRDESRHPWMASHGYVVVRADLRGSGDSNGLYFDEYTEIEQEDGVDIIEWLKKQSWCNGRIGMYGKSWGGFNGLQIAFREPSGLASVISIYSTDNRYTDDIHYKGGCVIGSGMLSWASWMFADQAKPPHPKHSKDWKLEWKRRLENACHSWVDIWLSKQKFHEYWENGSICMNYEKIKIPVFVIGGWVDSYKNAAFRMSSKLPLSQCLIGPWSHDWPDTALPKPNIGFLQKCLEFWERTLKNSSCDVEKDFVWYQCKGVLPPSELVNEWPGEWLRMKKGITLEDSVDYLHFEISSEQPRISQSRGTPRILSLDELTESVTLKVDPLSAQEYSEFLSFGDPDQAGDMGLVNSNHSDTWILEPIFGEESLSIFGQPIFEAIVSGPQIIVRLCDVFPDGQTRLLSIGVLNLEDDLDKRRIKITLDVLGYDLQPGHQLSLSLSPMYFPLIWPPKREPHLQF